The Brasilonema sennae CENA114 genome includes a region encoding these proteins:
- a CDS encoding VWD domain-containing protein, translating to MPRIRFVIFAIISFIVALVASFFTPSTLLSARVVATTPSAIQIEAGYDDTHKALDFLSQKLSKPSILDSTLSVSNSTYLTQNPNESNFDPCKSESYKRLLQLSRPNGLPREVQTALTGAKAELQPIADGSGEYIYDEYKITFNRMPQGVTPESFLGEMLRDLNGTVSNPRFDEINEFKRRRSEAPKLGDIIDIDIYGPDNGSVVLSDRSDSNFVFSTIKTPKTGSHPEYGSREFGFERNPDESVTFYTRGASRPQDRLSRKVGDPLQEDSWTSLMSGISTAIYKRGGKTRRESFRKFIKTQQNPPNCDKTPNQSNRPNGQLKQGKSYGDPHLITFDGLSYSFQTVGEFIVVKSNDGKFEVQVRHAPVNSSLSLNSAVAMKVGSDRVAFYSKEFPDSNTSTPLRINGKPTVIQGDSLSLPGGNTIAKSGDTYVVNFSTGEKVVVDTAQVGGNFYFNVSPFVLDSQPERYSGLLGNVNGNPKDDQKIRGGGVLSSKSTYGDVKQVLNLVGVGQLPVSLNAAEKLYFDQLYKDFANSWRISQKESLFDYLPNKTTENYTDRKFPDKYLKLEMLSSEQVKKARSACEAAKVTQDMMEGCIFDVGFTGFSEFARATAEINSYVETLNTLFPGLNIPTSQRVIDNTIERVKPKVCAPIVGCL from the coding sequence ATGCCTCGGATTCGCTTTGTTATCTTTGCCATCATCAGCTTCATTGTTGCCCTAGTAGCTTCTTTCTTCACTCCAAGCACGTTGTTATCCGCTCGTGTGGTGGCGACAACTCCGTCCGCTATACAAATTGAAGCTGGTTATGATGACACACACAAGGCACTTGACTTTCTGTCTCAAAAACTTTCAAAGCCATCCATCCTAGACAGCACTCTTTCTGTTTCCAATTCAACCTACTTAACTCAAAATCCCAATGAATCTAATTTTGATCCGTGTAAATCTGAATCATACAAACGATTATTGCAATTGAGCAGACCTAATGGTCTTCCTCGCGAAGTACAAACTGCTCTTACAGGTGCAAAAGCTGAGCTACAGCCAATCGCCGACGGTTCAGGGGAATATATTTATGACGAGTATAAAATCACATTCAATAGGATGCCCCAAGGAGTGACGCCGGAAAGTTTTCTTGGCGAAATGCTAAGAGATCTTAATGGAACAGTCAGTAACCCACGCTTCGACGAGATTAATGAGTTTAAACGCCGACGCAGTGAGGCTCCCAAGCTTGGAGATATCATAGATATCGACATTTATGGACCAGATAACGGCAGCGTCGTACTAAGCGACCGTAGTGACTCAAATTTCGTGTTTAGCACTATTAAAACACCTAAAACTGGTTCCCATCCAGAATATGGTTCGCGCGAGTTTGGATTTGAACGAAATCCTGATGAAAGTGTCACTTTTTACACTAGAGGAGCATCAAGACCACAAGATCGGCTGAGTCGCAAGGTAGGAGATCCCTTGCAAGAAGATAGCTGGACGAGTTTGATGTCCGGAATTAGTACTGCTATCTATAAAAGAGGTGGTAAAACCCGTAGAGAATCATTTAGAAAATTTATAAAAACCCAGCAAAACCCACCTAATTGTGACAAGACACCAAATCAATCAAATAGACCCAATGGACAATTGAAACAAGGGAAGAGTTATGGTGATCCTCACTTGATAACCTTTGATGGATTAAGCTACAGCTTTCAGACAGTTGGAGAATTCATCGTTGTTAAATCTAACGATGGTAAATTTGAAGTTCAAGTACGTCATGCGCCTGTCAATTCATCACTCTCACTGAATAGTGCTGTAGCCATGAAAGTGGGTAGTGACCGTGTGGCATTTTATTCAAAAGAGTTTCCTGACTCTAATACCAGCACTCCTCTAAGAATTAATGGCAAACCAACTGTCATTCAAGGTGATTCTCTATCACTACCAGGTGGTAACACTATAGCTAAAAGTGGTGATACCTATGTAGTCAATTTCTCTACAGGTGAGAAAGTTGTAGTAGACACAGCCCAAGTTGGAGGTAATTTCTATTTCAACGTCTCACCTTTCGTGTTGGATTCACAACCTGAGCGCTATAGTGGTTTACTCGGTAATGTCAATGGTAATCCCAAGGATGACCAAAAAATTCGTGGTGGGGGTGTTTTATCTTCAAAATCAACTTATGGGGATGTAAAGCAGGTGTTAAACCTAGTCGGAGTTGGGCAACTTCCTGTTTCCTTAAATGCAGCCGAAAAACTTTATTTTGACCAACTTTACAAGGATTTTGCCAATAGTTGGCGCATTAGTCAAAAAGAGTCACTGTTTGATTATTTGCCTAATAAGACCACAGAGAATTATACAGATCGCAAATTCCCAGACAAATATCTCAAACTAGAAATGTTGTCTTCAGAACAGGTAAAAAAAGCGCGTTCTGCATGTGAAGCGGCGAAGGTTACTCAAGATATGATGGAGGGGTGTATTTTTGATGTTGGATTCACAGGATTTTCTGAGTTTGCTCGCGCTACAGCGGAAATCAATAGCTACGTAGAAACCCTTAACACACTTTTCCCTGGTTTAAACATTCCTACATCCCAACGAGTCATTGATAACACAATAGAGCGGGTTAAACCTAAAGTTTGCGCACCTATTGTAGGTTGCTTATAA